In the Equus quagga isolate Etosha38 chromosome 6, UCLA_HA_Equagga_1.0, whole genome shotgun sequence genome, GTCAGAATCAAATTTTTcattgagataaaaataaaagacaaatgccATCTCATGGGGATAATCAGTGTCCCACATCCACATGATAGACGACCCTGCTGCTACCATTTTAGATCAGTGATCTGACTTTGACCCATATTGCCAGTCTTTCAATAGATATTTAGTCCTCTGGTTAatttttttactcattcattcatgcattttccaaaacaaaacaaaaccaaaaccatcaAGTGTAGTAGCAAGGCTCAGCAGCGAGCAGCGGGCTACAGCAGCCTGGCCACGGCAggagaatgtaagctccaggtCACCGTGATGACCGTTGTCAGGGCTGTGGTGCCCCTCAGTGATCCCAGGATCATTACTAACATAGAGCTAACAATGCGGCACATATTATATGTGTCTTAGGGACACGATTCAAGAGATCTATGGAGTAGAAACCATAatgaaagaacaatgaaaaaggAATCAGCATACTTCTCCAAAAACTGGAACTTTGCAAAATGAAAGTCATGGTCATTAATTTTTATGATGATAAATGTGATTAGTAGTTAtgggaaatgcaaagaaatatggaaagaaaagaaaatcacccaGTTCTTAGAAACATGACGGTTAACATTTCAATATCattcttgctcttcctttttctgtttgtatatatgagtgtgtgtaaAACAGCTGGTATCAGATTACAGTTTTGTATTAGGCTTTTGTCATTTATCATTACAGCATGAATATTTCTTCATGTCATTAAtgttcataaaaattatatttaatgaataCCTTATATCTTAGTAGATATGAATGAACCACAGCTTTTCATTTATGCCTTTATGCtatataaagaatttaagataacATATCAATTAGGAATTCTTTTGTCTGCAGGCCACAGAAAACCTCACTTGAGCAGGTAGGGTTTTTCCCCTCTTGTAAGTCTGGAGGAGGCTGCTGGTGTGGATTCAGCAGGTCCGCATTGTCACAGCAGGTGCCTTGTGACTTTCTGGACCATTCCCTCGTGGTTATTGACACCTTCTTGCAAGGTGGCTGcccagctccaggcatcacatctgTGCTTAAtatggaaagaaggaggaagggacagTACAAGTAGCATCTACCCTTTTATTTGGGAAtgaaaagctttcccagaagtTCCCCAACAGACTCCTTACACCTCATCAGAGAGAACTGCCTTTTAAAGACACCTCCGGCCACAAAGGGCAATGAGAGAGCAAGAATTTCCCCTCCGTCTTTTTAGAGGCCGACAAGGGAAAGGAGGACTTGGAGTAGGGCTGGGTTGGCCAAAACATGGTGTCAGCCATGGACAGCCAGCCactatcatttatttaacatCCATCCTTTAGTGGACGCTTCTGTTGCCAGTTATTCTTTCTTATAAGTAATATTACAGTAAACATCCATGTAATCAATTTATCAGAATCTCTGATTATTCCCTTAGTATGAtgtcctagaagtagaattataGGTCAAAGGTCTCATTACTTTTACCTGTCTTCATACATATTGCTAGACTCCTTTCCAGAAAAATCTTACCAGTGTGCGCTACCACCCAGTGCCTGAGAGATGGGCACTCCCATTTAGGACACACTCAGTCATCCCATCTTTAGGACTTACTGAGCCTTGGCAACTGCCAGAGTACCAGCGAAGTGTGCAGGCGGGGACCCGTTATGATTCTGTAGGTTGCACTCAGCGGTCATGGTACAATTTTAAGGGCACATATTTGAAAGTGTTCTACAGCACCTGGACTTAAAGGACCCCGGAGAGGCAGAGCCTGCAAAGAAGATGCCACGGTCAGCTGCCCTACCCTCCTCCACCTGCTTTACTAAATGCATGAATACTTGTCTAGCTCCGTGTTTCTCATCATGTGCACAGTGCACATTTGGGGAGACAGTTCTGCACTCTAGGGAACACCCCCAACATTGCAGAACATTTTGCCTCCCTGGACCCACAGGGAAAGGCCAGCAACACTCTGCAGTCTCTGTGACAGGCAGAAATGTCGCCTTCCTCATGGTGCTATGTGCCACCAGCCTTGTGTGCAGAGCCTCCCAGGTCTCAGCACATTGCACTGACTGCTTTTTAGCAAACACATTACACACGACAAGGCAGAACTGCCTGAGCTTCTGGGAATGTGACAGGAAGAATTCTTAAAGTCCCCATACTGATCTTTCCTTGGAGACCTCCAGAAATGCACATTGCCCAGCTGTTCTGCCTACAGACGTCAAGAAGGAAGGGCTGTCCCGGCAAGCCCCAACCTCAGAACTAGAATTAAAGAGAAAGTCCACAAGCGGTCAAGGTGGTTCAAAGTGGTTTTCTATAGAGACCCAGGGGACTGCACTTGTCCCAGGACAGCAAGAAGAGGGGTGCCATCTGAAGCTTAGCACGTGGGGGTGTGGGAGGACGGAGAGAAACCTCTTAGACCATAATGGAAAGAAACAGCCGTTAAACCAGGGCCacagcaaggaagaagagagaacgCAGGGCACCCGTGTTTGCCTGACTTGGCCACCCTTGAAGGGAGAGTGGAGGTAAGCGACAGGCCAGCAGTCCCTGGATGGGGCTGAGTTTTAAGCTGAAGAAACAGCATGCGCAAAAGCATAAAAGTAGCATTTCAGGGACCCCAGCAGTTTGGTCTGCCAGGAGTGCTGGACCAGGCTGATGGGTGGCACATACTGTGTGTGGCTTTTGTCCTGTGCCGCAGAGTCAGATCCCCAGCAGAGTAGAGGGAGTGGGTAGGGTGAAGGGCAGAGACATCAGTTAGGGGCCTCGTGACAGTCTGGGCTGGGGGCAAGTGCCCGTCTGAGCCCAGAGGGATGGCTGTGTGGATCCACATAAGAGTCAGAATTGATATCTTGGAGAATGTGACCTGGATTGGTTCCCTGACATCTGACATCTTTCGCGGGAGAGTGGGTTGTTTCATGTTCCATAATTAAGTTTCTGCCAAAGGTAcgtaaatattaaaatttccctGAAGATCTCAAATGACCAAAATAAAGAGTTGAAAGTTTATTCTAAGAGAGGGTTAACGTTTGTCTATTTCTTTAGATCATAGTGagtaaagttttgttttgtttatttgcctTCGAACCAAGTCataaaaattaatagttttaaacattttaaaattcaaaataagaagaGTTTTCTTTAGTTCCACTGGAGAATTGTATACATACTTACCGCTTGGACCACTTTCCTCAAAGCACAGAATGGCAGTGAGACCAGCAGAGCATCTTTTGGTTCCAGGTTGAAGTATCTGGCCTGTCTGAGCCACCGCGACATGAAGGACGCCCTCTAATCGTGGTGCCTTGCGTCTGAGGTGCACTGCCACCTTCGCAGAGAGGGCCCCCAGGTCTTACCTCCCCCATCTGAGAAGCAGTTCACTGCATGTGACCATCGTCCCCTCACAAATGGAGACACAAGCTCCTGCCTGGGGACATGCAGCAAGTTAACCATTTATGCAACACttgcaaagtgaaaaagaaagcaaataatagaAGAGGTAGTAGGTTAACATGGCAGAAGTTATGACGGTGGCATGGGAATGACGGCAGCTTGGGAGGAAGTTGCTCTAATCCCACAGGGACAGAAAGGTGGAGATTAGAATCGGCCCAGCGTTCCCGCAGAGACTGGCCCTCGAGAGGGCAGGACAGGCAGCTTGGAGGCCAGCGGAGAGTTACGTTGCCCTGAGGCTCCTCACTTCTCTTTGTGGCTCTAGTTTTCTCACCTCTGAAGTGAGAGCTGAGTAACTGTGGTTATCTCATTTATCCCAGCACCTGCATGGCGTACGGAAGCTCTGTACTCTACTGGTGCTGTAGACGGTTGCTTAATCCCGCGTGGCGGAATACTGGGGAGATATGTACAGACACCCACATCCATgtgcgtgcacgcacacacacattcctgTGACAGTTCTTCAGCGCCTCCCTCGTTTGGAAGTGGGAGTGCAGCTGCCCCATGAAATGGTATTCCTGCGCCTGGCGGTGACAGTGGCCTGCCCCAGTGGGTTGGACTCAACAGCCTCCCTGTTGTAGCCTGCCATTAACAAGCAATGTTCCCTTACAGGTTAGCAATCCGAAGCAATGGGCGACTGGAGCTTTCTGGGGAAACTGTTAGAGAATGCGCAAGAGCACTCCACGGTCATCGGCAAGGTTTGGCTGACAGTGCTGTTCATCTTCAGAATCCTGGTGCTGGGAGCCGCGGCGGAGGAGGTGTGGGGAGACGAACAGTCAGACTTCACCTGTAACACACAGCAGCCAGGCTGCGAGAACGTCTGCTACGACAGAGCCTTTCCCATCTCCCACATCCGCTTCTGGGTGCTGCAGATCATCTTCGTGTCCACACCCACCCTCATCTACCTGGGGCACGTGCTGCACCTTGTGCGcatggaagagaagaagaaggagagggaggaagagccaCTGAAGGGAGACAACCTGCACCACGAGCCAGCTGGGCCGTGTGGGCTGAGCAGCGACAGCCAGGATACGCCCCCGGTGCGGGATGACCGGGGCAAGGTCAGAATCGCTGGGGCCCTGCTTCGGACCTATGTCTTCAACATCATCTTTAAGACGCTGTTTGAAGTGGGCTTCATCGCCGGACAGTACTTTCTGTATGGCTTTCAGCTGAAGCCACTCTACCGCTGTGACCGGTGGCCTTGCCCCAACACGGTGGACTGCTTTATCTCCAGGCCCACGGAGAAGACCATATTCATCATCTTCATGCTGGCAGTCGCCTGCTTGTCACTCTTACTCAACATGCTGGAGATCTACCACCTGGGCTGGAAGAAGTTTAAACAGGGAATGACCAACCACTATAGCCCAGACACCCCTGGAACCGGGATGGGGGCCACAAAGCCGGAGGGTGTGACCCCACTCCACGTCCCCTCCAACTCTGCCCCTGCCACCGTTACCATTGGATTTCCGCCTTACTACGCTCACTCTGCCTCTTCCCTGGGACAGGCGATGGCCACGGGCTATCCCGGCGCCCCTCCACCACCAGCAGACTTCAAAATGGTAGCCCTGTCTGAGGCACACAGGAATGGCCACCCTGCCAATTTCTGCAATGGCAACCACCACCTGCTAATGACAGAGCAGAACTGGGCCAACCAGGAGGCCGAGAAGCAGAGGTCTGTGAGGAAGGCCTCCCTGCCGGCGTCCACTTCTGCATCTCTGACCCCTCCAGGCAGCCCCCAGCAGCTCCCTCAGTTGGGTGGAGCAGGAAGCAAAGCGCCTGCCCTGTTGGCGAATGGCAATGGCAGCCCCTTGGGAGAGAGTAAATTGGAAGTGACTCCTGACGAGGAGGAGTGGGCAGTGACCACCGCGGTGGAGATGCACGCACCTCCTTTGCCCCCTACAGATCCTGGACGGTCAAGCAAGGCCAGTAAATCCAGCGGCAGTCGGGCCAGGCCAGATGACTTGGCCATCTAGTGGTGGTCTCTCCAGACAGCTTTATAATAACCTTTTTTCTAGCAACCAAAACCAAGGTGTGGTTCACATCAGCAGGTGGAGAGAGCCTGGAAGTGAGCGAGCTGGAgtcggagggagggaggaggccgggCGAAGAGAGAAGGTTTCTGTGTGTCAGTGCTTGCTGTTCCTAACACTGTGGAGTAGAGTGGGGAGAATATCAGTGCTTTCTGAGAGGGGGCGGTGGGGCAAAGCAGGGTGCAGGTGCTGTTGGCTTTTAAAGATATTCACAGCAACCCAAGAGCCCAGAAACCTGGGTTGCCTTGGCAGGTGCTGCTATGGGCCTTGACTGCTGCTGCCTCTGTGGTCGCTGTTGCGTGTGGGAGAGCAGTCGCTGCATCTCGGGGCAGTTAGGTTTCTATTCCCAAGCCCTGCAGAGCTCCGGGCGGCCCCGAAAACGGGGGCGCACTCAGCCCTATCTCTCTGTTTGATACTTTTTACTTTGAGTTGAATTTCATTTGGGATATTTGCCAAAATGCACTAAAAAAAGATTTAGAGCAAGTCTATCTAGTGTCGTTTGAGTTTCTGAAATGGCACGCGAAGCCCAGGATATCAGACCGCAGGCTTCATGACAAGTGACAATGCGCAGCTACCCTCCGGAGGCAGAGATTCAGCGGGCAAGGGCACAGGGGTTGCTGGGAAGGAAGCAGGTGGAAATGCAGCAACacgagataatttttaaatagctgaggaaattgaaataaaagtatGGCAGGTATGCCTcaggtatttgtttttaaatgatagtttGTGCTTTGATCTGAATTGTACAGGTATTCCTATTTTTGACCACTTTCTATctttcaggaaaaatgaaagaaaaacagtacTGTTAAAATGCATACTGACAAAGAGAGGGCTAATTTGTCCCATTACATAGTAGTAAAGATTTCaactttcttttcaaagaaattcttcaagcTCATGCATCAGCTAATTACTGTGAGAATGCATTATATAAAATAAGAGCAGGGAAAAAATTTAAGTGCACTTCAAATACTTGACGTTGTGAAGTTTTGAATGGGAGGTAAAAA is a window encoding:
- the GJA3 gene encoding gap junction alpha-3 protein, with translation MGDWSFLGKLLENAQEHSTVIGKVWLTVLFIFRILVLGAAAEEVWGDEQSDFTCNTQQPGCENVCYDRAFPISHIRFWVLQIIFVSTPTLIYLGHVLHLVRMEEKKKEREEEPLKGDNLHHEPAGPCGLSSDSQDTPPVRDDRGKVRIAGALLRTYVFNIIFKTLFEVGFIAGQYFLYGFQLKPLYRCDRWPCPNTVDCFISRPTEKTIFIIFMLAVACLSLLLNMLEIYHLGWKKFKQGMTNHYSPDTPGTGMGATKPEGVTPLHVPSNSAPATVTIGFPPYYAHSASSLGQAMATGYPGAPPPPADFKMVALSEAHRNGHPANFCNGNHHLLMTEQNWANQEAEKQRSVRKASLPASTSASLTPPGSPQQLPQLGGAGSKAPALLANGNGSPLGESKLEVTPDEEEWAVTTAVEMHAPPLPPTDPGRSSKASKSSGSRARPDDLAI